In the Drosophila takahashii strain IR98-3 E-12201 chromosome 3R, DtakHiC1v2, whole genome shotgun sequence genome, one interval contains:
- the slou gene encoding homeobox protein slou, producing MVMLQSPAQKASDSASSQNTAVGGLMSPNSNPDSPKSNTSPEVAQSGDGVASSGPGLGTTTTATPPAAKIPKFIISANGSAVEGKKEQELRYSLERLKQMSSDSGSLLSRLSPLQEDSPDKDKSCVVANTFSSPAQQQRKLLELSAVRHLARPEPLQHPHAALLQQHPHLLQNPQFLAAAQQHMHHHQQHHQHQHQNQHPHPHSHPHAHPHPHPPLSPPTSPTMHSDQQMSPPIAPPQNPPHSSSPPDMDLERIKLVAAVAARTTQVPSTSASASSSNSVSNASTSISNSSSGSPSGRDLSDYGFRIQLGGLAAAAAAAAATSRQIAAANYARSDTSEELNVDGNDEDSNDGSHSTPSVCPVDLTRSVNSNATANPSSASTSASSARDAATKRLAFSVENILDPNKFTGNKLPAGPFGHPRQWSYERDEEMQERLDDDQSEDMSAQDLNDMDQDDMCDDGSDIDDPSSETDSKKGGSRNGDGKSGGGGGGGGSKPRRARTAFTYEQLVSLENKFKTTRYLSVCERLNLALSLSLTETQVKIWFQNRRTKWKKQNPGMDVNSPTIPPPGGGSFGPGAYASGLLYSHAVPYPPYGPYFHPLGAHHLSHSHS from the exons ATGGTCATGTTGCAATCGCCGGCGCAAAAGGCCAGCGATAGTGCATCCTCGCAGAACACAGCCGTCGGCGGCCTGATGAGTCCCAACTCGAACCCCGACTCGCCCAAGTCCAACACCTCGCCGGAAGTGGCCCAGAGTGGCGATGGAGTGGCTTCCTCCGGGCCAGGACTTGGAACCACAACCACAGCAACTCCGCCGGCGGCCAAGATACCCAAGTTCATAATCAGTGCCAATGGCTCGGCTGTGGAGGGAaagaaggagcaggagctgcGCTACTCCCTCGAACGGCTCAAGCAGATGAGCAGCGATTCGGGCAGCCTGCTCAGCCGCCTGAGTCCCCTGCAGGAGGACTCGCCGGACAAGGACAAGTCCTGCGTGGTTGCCAACACCTTCTCCTCGCCCGCTCAGCAGCAGCGGAAGCTCCTGGAACTGAGTGCCGTTCGCCATTTGGCACGACCGGAGCCACTGCAGCATCCACATGCCGccctgctgcagcagcatcCGCACCTGCTGCAGAATCCGCAGTTCCTGGCCGCCGCCCAGCAGCACATGCACCATCACcagcagcatcatcagcatcagcatcagAATCAGCATCCACATCCGCACTCGCATCCGCACGCGCATCCGCATCCCCATCCGCCCCTGTCGCCGCCCACTTCCCCGACCATGCATTCCGACCAGCAGATGAGCCCACCCATCGCACCGCCCCAGAATCCGCCACATTCCTCCTCCCCACCGGACATGGATCTCGAGCGGATCAAGCTGGTGGCCGCGGTGGCGGCTCGCACCACCCAGGTTCCCAGCACTTCCGCCTCCGCATCCTCTTCGAATTCTGTGTCCAATGCCAGCACCTCCATCTCCAACTCGAGCTCGGGGTCGCCCAGTGGACGGGACTTGAGTGACTACGGCTTCCGAATACAACTGGGCGGTCTGGCGgctgcggcggctgctgcGGCGGCCACTTCGCGACAAATCGCTGCTGCCAACTACGCAAGGAGCGACACCAGCGAGGAGCTCAACGTCGACGGAAACGACGAGGACAGCAACGATGGATCGCACAGCACGCCGTCG GTCTGCCCCGTTGATCTGACGCGATCGGTGAACAGCAATGCCACTGCCAATCCGAGTTCCGCCTCGACGAGTGCCTCCAGTGCGCGAGATGCTGCCACCAAGCGGCTGGCCTTCTCGGTGGAGAACATCCTGGATCCGAACAAGTTCACGGGCAACAAGCTGCCAGCGGGTCCTTTCGGCCATCCCAGGCAGTGGAGCTACGAGCGGGACGAGGAGATGCAGGAGCGACTGGACGACGACCAGAGCGAGGATATGTCGG CCCAGGATCTGAATGACATGGATCAGGACGATATGTGCGACGACGGCAGCGACATCGACGATCCCAGCAGCGAGACGGACTCGAAGAAGGGAGGCAGTCGCAACGGGGACGGAAAGTCgggtggcggcggcggaggaggtggGTCGAAGCCACGGAGAGCCCGCACCGCCTTCACCTACGAGCAGCTGGTTTCCCTGGAGAACAAATTCAAGACCACCCGATATCTGAGCGTCTGCGAGCGGCTGAACTTGGCCCTCAGCTTGAGTCTGACGGAGACACAG GTCAAAATCTGGTTCCAGAACCGCCGCACCAAGTGGAAGAAGCAGAACCCCGGCATGGACGTCAACTCCCCCACCATTCCCCCGCCCGGCGGCGGCTCCTTCGGACCGGGGGCGTATGCCAGCGGACTCCTGTACTCCCATGCGGTGCCCTATCCGCCCTACGGACCCTACTTCCACCCCCTGGGCGCCCACCACCTCAGCCACTCGCACTCATAA